Proteins found in one Quercus robur chromosome 2, dhQueRobu3.1, whole genome shotgun sequence genomic segment:
- the LOC126713389 gene encoding uncharacterized protein At5g41620 translates to MKREGKSGEGEAEKEENLGEKLRRGALLVGKRGGPSTPVHSWKLWAPLPPSTLAAHDTIINNKDYFPFSHSLPSPSARKLAAALWEFQHYFPLSKMHRGVSNGGGGGADSRLRRHPHHHYKLSKDKGLDLSNFLADNSPSSPEQPGSASSLRRHVAASLMQHHRLIERNNRALQPVSPASYGSSMEVAHYNPAVTPTSSLDFKGRIGGSNYNLKTSTELLKVLNRIWSLEEQHASNISMIKALKMELDQSRLKIKELLRDRQAGRHEMDDLMKQMAEDKLVRKSKEQERIHAAVQSVRDELEDERKLRKRSESLHRKLARDFSEVKSSLSNALKELESERKSRILLEELCDEFAGGIKDYEQEVHALKQKSDKDWAGGADRDRLILHISESWLDERMQMQLEEAQCGFAGKNSMVDKLSLEIETFLQTKRMDNSKNTDNQLLRDRRKSLESVPLNEALSAPQDMGDEEDSVGSDSHCFELKKPSNNDFKSHVDEALDNHIDETVKSNEMKKKLVSHERVKSRTPSNLQVKFEEQMSWAMSCNGNKKPQVVETEQGKTTEGKPIDISTFQMSGQCEANEDSSYQNRSKHNEIHGSNSSYMVDSLIRSQFSLSDGVNINPDSNFGEACCSNSGWRNQASPVRQWMSKVISPDLDVSESSSKLPPGLKENTLKAKLLEARTKGPRSRLKASKRNS, encoded by the exons atgaaaagagaagggAAAAGTGGGGAAGGGGAAGCAGAAAAGGAGGAAAATTTGGGAGAAAAGTTGAGGAGAGGGGCATTATTGGTAGGGAAAAGAGGGGGCCCAAGTACTCCAGTGCACTCTTGGAAACTTTGGGCTCCTCTTCCTCCTTCAACTCTTGCTGCCCATGATACCATAATTAATAATAAGGATTACTTtcctttctctcactctcttccttctccttctgcTAGAAAACTTGCTGCAGCACTTTGGGAGTTTCAGCACTACTTTCCACTCTCTAAAATGCACCGAGGTGTTAGTaatggtggtggaggtggtgctGACTCTAGGCTGCGCCGCCACCCACATCACCATTATAAGCTCAGCAAGGACAAGGGTCTTGACCTTTCTAACTTTTTGGCTGATAATTCTCCTAGTTCTCCTGAGCAG CCAGGGAGTGCAAGCAGTTTGAGGAGGCATGTTGCTGCATCATTGATGCAACATCACCGATTAATTGAAAGGAATAATCGTGCCCTGCAGCCTGTATCTCCTGCAAGTTATGGTAGTTCCATGGAG GTGGCACATTATAATCCTGCAGTCACTCCTACTAGTTCTTTGGATTTTAAGGGAAGGATAGGTGGATCAAATTATAATCTTAAAACATCTACAGAACTGCTCAAAGTATTAAATCGGATATGGAGCTTGGAAGAACAGCATGCCTCCAATATATCAATGATAAAAGCATTGAAAATGGAGCTAGACCAATCCCGGCTCAAGATCAAAGAGTTGCTACGAGATAGGCAAGCTGGTCGACATGAGATGGATGATTTGATGAAGCAAATGGCAGAAGATAAACTTGTTCGGAAGAGTAAGGAACAGGAACGGATCCATGCTGCTGTTCAATCTGTGAGAGATGAGCTAGAAGATGAGAGGAAGTTAAGGAAAAGATCAGAGAGCCTACACAGAAAGTTAGCTCGAGATTTTTCTGAGGTGAAATCTTCTCTTTCTAATGCTCTGAAAGAGCTGGAAAGTGAGAGAAAATCAAGGATATTGTTAGAAGAACTCTGTGATGAGTTTGCTGGGGGAATTAAAGACTATGAACAAGAGGTGCATGCTTTGAAACAGAAATCTGACAAGGATTGGGCTGGAGGGGCTGACCGTGATCGTTTGATTCTCCATATATCTGAATCATGGCTTGATGAACGGATGCAGATGCAGTTAGAAGAAGCTCAGTGTGGTTTTGCAGGAAAGAACTCAATGGTGGACAAGTTAAGCCTTGAAATAGAAACCTTCCTTCAAACTAAACGCATGGATAACTCTAAGAATACAGATAATCAATTGCTAAGGGATCGGCGCAAGTCACTTGAATCTGTCCCTTTGAATGAGGCTCTGAGTGCACCTCAGGACATGGGGGATGAAGAAGATTCTGTAGGCAGTGATTCACATTGTTTTGAGCTGAAAAAACCAAGCAACAATGACTTCAAATCACACGTGGATGAAGCTCTGGACAATCATATTGATGAAACAGTGAAATcaaatgaaatgaagaaaaaacttGTTTCTCATGAACGAGTAAAAAGTCGTACTCCCTCAAACTTGCAAGTTAAGTTTGAAGAACAGATGTCTTGGGCTATGTCATGTAATGGAAATAAGAAGCCCCAGGTAGTGGAAACTGAACAGGGTAAAACTACAGAGGGAAAGCCAATTGATATAAGCACATTCCAAATGTCTGGACAATGTGAAGCCAATGAAGACAGCAGTTACCAAAACAGGAGTAAACATAATGAAATCCATGGGTCGAATTCAAGCTACATGGTCGATAGCCTAATAAGGAGTCAATTCTCATTGTCAGATGGTGTGAACATAAATCCTGATAGTAATTTCGGTGAGGCATGCTGCAGTAACTCTGGATGGAGGAACCAGGCAAGTCCAGTGCGACAGTGGATGTCAAAAGTTATATCCCCAGATCTTGATGTCTCCGAGTCGTCTTCAAAATTGCCTCCAGGCTTAAAGGAGAATACTTTGAAGGCAAAGCTTCTCGAAGCAAGGACTAAAGGACCACGCTCACGTTTAAAAGCTTCCAAACGCAACTCTTAG